In Nocardioides marinus, one DNA window encodes the following:
- a CDS encoding ATP-binding protein, with the protein MYDSTAPQDPAEWPYEGTHGSAPEPTGTAQAGPGDVRTRTRERTQESAEPLWGLDQGILDIQAQEVAESPLSVLLVSRDDRILAASRRVRTLLGRDDEELVGRRARDVLVASGAERQRLALQMLMSGGEVGGGSRHWEGDLRGANRREVRVRVTARRAGLTGADALWCAIDEVVDGGNRARTDAPGGASAAAPAPAQPRSDAAPARPAEPALRSEGHTGAAPVEATLLMDLVEAVSRHPRRGAHLVEDVLHMTAVQAGTMAVATEPCHVRGAVLAAVSDRAGVAVRHKVGFDLALDEAPTVAADPVLLRKCLDQIIGNAVKFTAPHGSVTCTWRVDEDFLVLRVANPAGDADQEVVDRAFDPWADGTAAVHDPRPGVGLGLAVARGLARLMRGDVALQLSHRTGSTPVVHCELRLPLA; encoded by the coding sequence CGCGAGAGGACCCAGGAGTCCGCGGAGCCGCTGTGGGGCCTGGACCAGGGGATCTTGGACATCCAGGCGCAGGAGGTGGCCGAGAGCCCGCTGTCGGTCCTGCTGGTGAGCCGTGACGACCGGATCCTGGCCGCCTCGCGTCGGGTGCGCACCCTCCTCGGCAGGGACGACGAGGAGCTCGTGGGTCGCCGGGCGCGTGACGTCCTCGTCGCCTCCGGCGCCGAGCGGCAGCGCCTGGCGCTCCAGATGCTGATGAGCGGGGGCGAGGTCGGCGGCGGGTCCCGCCACTGGGAGGGCGACCTGCGGGGCGCGAATCGACGCGAGGTCCGGGTCCGGGTCACGGCCCGCCGCGCCGGGCTCACCGGCGCGGACGCGCTGTGGTGCGCGATCGACGAGGTCGTCGACGGCGGGAACCGCGCCCGGACCGATGCCCCGGGTGGTGCGTCGGCGGCCGCGCCCGCGCCCGCGCAGCCTCGCTCGGACGCGGCCCCCGCGCGCCCCGCCGAGCCGGCGCTGCGGTCCGAGGGGCACACGGGTGCCGCGCCGGTCGAGGCCACCTTGCTGATGGACCTGGTGGAGGCGGTGAGCCGCCACCCGCGTCGTGGGGCGCACCTGGTGGAGGACGTCCTGCACATGACGGCGGTGCAGGCAGGGACGATGGCGGTCGCGACCGAGCCGTGCCACGTGCGCGGCGCCGTCCTGGCGGCCGTCTCCGACCGGGCGGGCGTCGCCGTCCGTCACAAGGTCGGGTTCGACCTGGCGCTGGACGAGGCGCCGACCGTCGCGGCCGACCCGGTGCTCCTGCGCAAGTGCCTCGACCAGATCATCGGCAACGCGGTGAAGTTCACCGCGCCGCACGGCTCCGTCACCTGCACCTGGCGGGTGGACGAGGACTTCCTGGTCCTGAGGGTGGCCAATCCCGCGGGTGACGCCGACCAGGAGGTCGTGGACCGTGCCTTCGACCCGTGGGCTGACGGCACCGCGGCGGTGCACGACCCCCGGCCCGGCGTCGGGCTCGGCCTCGCGGTCGCCCGCGGCCTGGCCCGGCTCATGAGGGGCGACGTGGCGCTCCAGCTCTCGCACCGGACCGGGTCGACCCCGGTCGTGCACTGCGAGCTGAGGCTCCCGCTGGCCTAG